The Diospyros lotus cultivar Yz01 chromosome 15, ASM1463336v1, whole genome shotgun sequence genome has a window encoding:
- the LOC127791330 gene encoding LOW QUALITY PROTEIN: NAC domain-containing protein 72-like (The sequence of the model RefSeq protein was modified relative to this genomic sequence to represent the inferred CDS: inserted 2 bases in 1 codon), translated as MGIPESNPLSQLSLPPGFRFYPTDEELMVQYLCRKVAGHHFPLQIIGEIDLYKFDPWVLPSKAMFGEKEWYFFSPRDRKYPNGSRPNRVAGTGYWKATGTDKIITTEGRKVGIKKALVFYVGKAPKGTKTNWIMHEYRLSESSGKKGSAKLDDWVLCRIYKKNSSSSGQKPISGVASNENSHGSSSSCSSQFDEMLESLPEIDDRIFTLPRMNSLKSLQNGEKLNIQSLTSGNFDWASIAGATLPPEIIPGDQVKPQMQTQGVYNDIGMFAPSIIPAXKGGINSGLGTPRIKKYGYHRQNSNGLSRGFGNWIDPFGIRYPTRPGGGYVFRRQ; from the exons ATGGGGATTCCGGAGAGTAACCCGCTTTCCCAGCTGAGCCTGCCGCCGGGCTTCCGATTTTATCCGACCGATGAAGAGCTTATGGTTCAGTATCTCTGCCGCAAAGTTGCAGGGCATCACTTCCCTCTTCAAATCATTGGAGAGATTGATTTGTACAAATTCGACCCGTGGGTTTTACCCA GTAAGGCCATGTTTGGAGAGAAGGAATGGTATTTCTTCAGTCCAAGAGATCGCAAGTACCCAAATGGGTCGCGCCCGAACAGAGTTGCCGGGACTGGGTACTGGAAGGCCACCGGAACCGATAAGATCATAACCACGGAAGGGCGAAAGGTCGGAATCAAGAAAGCTCTGGTTTTTTACGTGGGGAAAGCGCCGAAAGGAACAAAGACCAACTGGATCATGCATGAATATCGACTATCCGAATCCTCCGGAAAAAAAGGAAGCGCAAAG TTGGACGATTGGGTTCTGTGTCGGATCTACAAGAAGAATTCATCATCGAGCGGCCAGAAACCCATTTCTGGGGTTGCAAGCAACGAGAACAGCCACGGTTCGTCGTCCTCGTGCTCGTCCCAATTCGACGAGATGTTAGAGTCTTTGCCGGAGATCGATGACCGGATCTTCACCTTGCCGCGAATGAACTCCCTGAAATCGCTGCAAAATGGCGAGAAGCTCAACATTCAGAGCTTAACTTCCGGGAATTTCGACTGGGCAAGCATCGCTGGGGCAACCTTGCCGCCGGAGATAATTCCGGGGGATCAGGTGAAGCCTCAGATGCAGACGCAGGGTGTGTATAATGACATTGGCATGTTTGCTCCGTCGATAATTCCAGC CAAAGGTGGAATTAATAGCGGACTCGGAACCCCGCGGATCAAGAAGTATGGGTACCATCGGCAGAACTCGAACGGGTTGTCTCGGGGTTTCGGTAACTGGATTGACCCGTTCGGTATCCGGTACCCGACTCGGCCGGGAGGAGGATATGTTTTTCGACGTCAgtaa